The following DNA comes from Erigeron canadensis isolate Cc75 chromosome 3, C_canadensis_v1, whole genome shotgun sequence.
TTGATGGGGTTTCAGTTGAATTTACTGATTTATAAGGTCAAAAAGGAAGACCCTTTTATCGGCTAAGCCCGATTATTCTAGAATTTACTGATTTATAGGAGGGACTGCTTTTAATGGTGTGGTTGAAGAGCTTAAGAAGTTGACTACTAGTGTTGCCCATGTTCTTCCTGTTTCTGATGACGGCGGAAGTACAGCTGAGATTGTCCGTGTTTTAGGTAACGTTTACGATTCTTCTATGACATTTAGTGGGTCTTTGGATTGCCTTATCATGTTTTCGGCTTATCGGCTTGTTGAAAGTATTAAAAAACCAATACACTCAATATTCTGATTTGTTAGTCTATCAACACGAGCGTATCTGTTAATTAAACTCAGAAGTTGATCAGCTCATAAGCCAGAGAAATGTGAGTTTACTGGCCTTCGAAATTTCAATAAGCCCAGGATATAAGGTAATCTGTAAAAGGAGTAACTGTTTGGTTTTTTGACTCGGAAATCTTGTTGTTCATGTTTCAGGGGGTCCAGCAGTTGGAGACATACGGTCAAGATGCTTGCGGTTGTCTGATCAAAGTACTTCTGAGGCTCTTGCAGTGCGGACTTTGCTTGGTTATCGTCTCCCTCTCGATGCACAAGCAGCCAAGTTAGAATGGTACATACTTGTAAACTTAgaatcattttgattatataGTGCTCTGAATAGCCTGCTGTCTAGAATTCTAGAGGTGGCGTGAGATGGATAATATGTTAAAAGAAGTCAAAGATACAACACTCCTATTGTCCATTTTATTTTACATCTTGCAAATGATTATTGTGTTAAATGTGCTTATAGAAACTATGccgtatattatatttaatgaatGAGGCCGGTTCTTTGAAAAGCATATGTAATAAGCGACTTTTGAGACGCGAGTTTTCATATTTACCCATAGACCCGCAATTAATAAATACAACCTGAATGGACCTATTTTCTATTTAACGGCCTGAAAAAACACACCTTTACCATTCTTAAAGTAATTTATGTTGCGAGGGTGCTAAGCTAATAACTGTACAGGTACGGCATTGTGGAAGGGGAACATCTTTTATGGAAAGATGTTTCAAAGCCATACCGAGAAACCATTCGTGCCTTTCTTGCCTATTTTCAGAATCAGGTTTCCTGCTTTTGCTGTGTGTTAATGTTCTATTTCTAATCAAGAGTAGATGTGATTGTTTAAATGAAAAGTATACCTGTTTAATGCTTTTACATCTTTTTATTTACACTTCGTTAATAAACGGGTTCTTTATACTCACAGATCCTTCGAAGAACCAATGAGTCATTTAGTTTTAGCAATGGGAGGTATGCGTAACGTTATTCATTTATTGTTAATTTTCTTTTAGCATGCTATTCCGAGTGAGATTGAACTAATTATCTAACTCGAACCACTTCTTCCAGCATTGGTAACTTTTTCTTTGCAGGTGCACGTATATTCTTTCAGTCTCTGGATGCtgcaatatttttgttttcgcGTGTTTCTCAGATTCCATCAGAGAGTCTGGTCCTGCCAGTGATATCCACCAATGATCGCCTTACTTTGGGGTGTGAATTATGGGTAAGCTAAGCAACTTGTATCatgaaactttttttaattgttctGTAATACAATGGTGATTTTTGTTATCGCTTTAAGATAGATGCCCTGAACTTTAATGATCGGATGTTTTATTCTCTGTAACACTATCTTGTTGCCTACTGTTTTTCTTCTGAAGTTTAGGATGGAACGATAATTCGTGGTCAGAATGAGATATCTCATCCGAGTAGTGGATCATTGCAACTTATAGATAAGGTAAATTTGCATTTAAttgaatgttttatttatttatttataagaatACCTTTATTAAGATTTATATAAATTCTAATTCAATGCTGCAGACAAAAATAACACCACTATTCGTTATATATCTTTATGTATAGGTAAATTCCTCCGCTCTACCTTCAAGAATAAAGAGGGTTTTCTACATGTCCAGTGAAGGAAGCAACTTATTACACGAGGTGAACATTCTAGATTTTTTAAAGAATTATAAAGCTTGAAATTTCTGTCAACTAAAACTGGCATTATAGCTGTTAGCTATAGTATCAGGTattattaatttacaaaatCATTGATGTGTTTATTTCTGTTTATCTGGCAGGTCTTCCCCAATGTAAATCCATCTGTTCTTGAACAGTTGAGAAATGTGGATTGCATTGTATATGGCATGGGATCCCTCTTTACTTCCATCTGTCCCTCTCTGGTAATTTCATACTTTATTGTCATACTGATGGTTGACTGTAGTTGCTCAAGTATAATTTTCATGGGTTGTGTTCTTTGGCTAAATTGttgaggattttataagaaAGGGGTTTTAAACTGGAGACAGCAAAAGGGGTGGGCTGGGTAACGTGTCAAAAATACGCTTGGGTCAAAATGGGCGATTTCGGGCTGGATTGAAACACATTTTTTCCAGTAAATATGTATTGTGtcaaaaatatgattacaaaaagtCATTTAATTCTAATACCACTATGTTTCTCTTTTGCTATAATTGAGCTAGAAGGTTGTATGCGTTGAAAATACACTATGGACAACTTTCAATCTATTTGACCTATtcccttctttttcttttttttttttttttttttttttttttgtataatcttATCAGATTAACTGGTTATAGATAAAACACATGCCAAATTAACCCACTCATTAGTAAATGGGTTTAATATTCATCCCTAAGCTAAACCTTTTGATTTGGACTAGTATGACAGTATTAGGCAAATTGAGTAGTGCCATATTTTGGTTCTGCATAATGCTCTTTCCTGATTTTATTTGGCCAATTGATTTTTTTCATGCTATAATTATGCAGGTCTTGCTAGGAGTTGGGGAAATTATTGCTTCAAGATCATGTGCAAAAGTAAGTCTCAAATGGACacttaaaaagtttatttttgtagACAGACAAGTATCCACACATATTTACCATATGTCCTTCATGGACTAGAACCCACAACCTCTTGGTTGGTGGGTCATCTCGAATACTGCCTGGTCAAAGGCTCTTTGGTATTTAGAAAAATAATTCCTAGGATGCTTTACGAGTAAACCTGTGATAGAACACATTTTATATCAAACATTGTTTGatgttattttctttaaaaccctattgtttattctttttttttcaacagtGATTATTCTATTTTATGACATCCTTTCTGATGCCAAGACATTGCTAGAttgtaaaatttttttactataATAAATATCAGGTACTTTTGTTGAATGGTACTTCTGATCGAGAAACTAGTGGCTTTTCAGCCTCTTGCTTTGTAACTGCCATCACCGATGCTCTAAATAGAACTTATGGTCATCTCAACAATCGTCTAGAAAACAACGTGAGTTTGATGGCTAAATTTTCAGTTATAGTTTCAAACTATCCTTGACGGTTGATCAAATTTATGTATTGTGGTTTTTGCAGCCAAGTGAATATATTAACACTATTTTTGTGCCAAAAGGTGGTCAAGTACCTGTAGATGTCAAATGCTTGGCTGCCCAAGGAATCGTTCATGTGGTATGTAGGTTTCTCACAATCTTCTATacgtatgttatatatatattttttttaccttgtTATTCATTTGGTACCAAATGAAGTTGAAGAAATTGTGAAGTTAGCCATGTCACTATTTCAAAGACAAATTACGATGGATATTGTGGAAATAAACATTTTGTAATGGTCAACTATAAACTTCGCAGGTCCCCGTTGAGTCAGTGCATGATCCAAAAGTGGGTATAGTTTATGATCCGAAATCTTTGATACAAGCTCTTGCTAGCTTACTAACCGCAAGCATGAACAAGCAAAGCTAAGGGGATATTATAACACCAACAATAGCGTCACATGATTAGCATTTATGTTGGGGATTTTCTGCAATCTTTAGTCCCTTCAAATTCAACTTTAGGTACACTTCAGTGCATTCAAGTTATCAAGTTCTCTGGAACGCAGTACTAATTTGTTTTGATAATATTGTGCAGTTCAAGAAATGGCATAAGGTACCAAGTAATCCATTTCATTATGTAGAAGTATGAAGTAGGAAGCTCTGAAGCTAGCAGAATTGTCTAAAATTTAGCTGGTGACTATCATAGCATTCTCCTTGCAAGTATTAGctttgtatatatgttgtgaTTCAAGTTGGCAACATAGTCAGTTTCAAAAACTTACCATTTGTACTTCCAgcttaattttgtaaaaatagaAATACAGTGTTCTTTAGAATCATACAACCGTTCCATGAAATACAGTGTACCTGACAACTTGAGTTACTAATACTTGGTTGTCACATTTGCTCTCCTGTTAGGGGTTGAGTTGATAGCTGTGCCCGAGTATGTGAATGGTCTTAAGCCCACTTGAAATTAGTAACCTcctattattattgtatttggTGGCAAAAGTGATGCTGTTTCACTCCAAACGTACCATTGAAAACTATGCTATTGTCATTATTATAGGTAAACTTCTGTAGGGGTAGCTGCATTCAAAATCAAGTCACCGTACAAGAAAAATCCCTTTTTTGGTGAACCTTTACCACTGTTAGTTGCAGACTGCAGTTAAGGGTCGTTAATAAGGTTGTTTATATGTGAAATTAGCTACTTAAACAAAGAAGATTTCAGGTCATCCTAAGAGAAGCTTGTTTTGGTTATGACAATTTTCCCCACCTTACAATTAGACTAGTGGAATAAAGTTTCAGCCCATTCCTGTTGTAATGACTGCTATCTTTTTAAGacattttttattctttgtGTTTGGCTTCGAATAGACAAAGACATAATACCGTCCTTAACTAGTTAGACTAAGACAGTTTTGGTGTCACTGAAACGCTTGACAACAGTTTTGGAGTATGCTGAATAAATATCAAAGAACAGAAAGCTGAACTTTAACAAGACAACGTCTCTGGCAAAGCAAACCAACGttttaacataatttataaGTTGTCATTAGATTTTGCCCTGCCATGCCAAGTACGTTATTAAGAACTTTTTTGGTCCATCCGTCTGAGCATACTAATTATTCGATcttctatataatatatataacccaTTTCCTCATAGACTTGAGAGTACAAATCTAAATTCAGttacttgaaaatcaaagttctCACACAGCAAGAAAACAAATCTTAAGTAGTTATAAGGATGTCACTCAACAGCTCACTTACCTTTGTAGCACTGCTCATGTTTGGGATGTGGGGATGCAATGTTACATCTCGAACATTAAATGAAGACATCATGTTACAAAAGCATGAGGAATGGATGGCTCGTTATGGCCGTGTGTATAGAGATAACGAGGAAAAAGAATTGCGCTTTAAAATATTTAAGGACAATGTGGCCTACATTGAAGCCTTCAACAACGCTGGGAACCATGGTTACAAACTGAGCATCAACGCATTTGCAGACCAATCAAACGAGGAGTTTAAAGCCTCTCGTAACGGATTCAAGTTTCCATCCAATATGAGATCTGCTCGAACCACAGCATTCAGGCATGAGGATGTGACTGCGGTTCCATCTAGCATGGACTGGAGGAAGAAAGGAGCCGTTACCCCAATCAAGGATCAAGGTCAATGTGGTAAGCCCATCGTAATTAAACTACAAAATCGAACGCTACCGATATATTCTTTTTGTTCCAGTAATTAATTCCGTTTACTTGCTGCATGTTacaataatcaatatatagGGAGCTGCTGGGCTTTTTCGACAATAGCTGCTACTGAAGGAATTACTCAACTCACCACTGGGAAACTGATTTCACTATCGGAGCAAGAGCTGGTGGATTGTGACAGGAGTGGAGAGGACCAAGGGTGTGAAGGCGGTTACATGGATGGTGGATTCACATTTATTGTCAAAAACAAAGGCATCAACACCGAGGCTGCCTACCCTTACGAGGCAGCAGATGCAACTTGCAACACAAAAGAGGAAGACATATCTGCAGCCAAGATCACGGGACATGAGGATGTACCTGTTAACAGTGAGTCAGCTTTGTTGAAGGCTGTTGCTATGCAGCCTGTTTCTGTTGCCATCGATGCTGGAGAGTCTGACTTCCAATTTTACTCCAGTGGTGTTTTTAACGGAACGTGCGGTACTGAATTAGACCATGGGGTTACAGCAGTTGGATATGGAACAAGTGACGATGGCATCAAGTACTGGCTCGTAAAGAACTCGTGGGGCACGAGTTGGGGTGAAGAGGGATACATCAGGATGCAGAGGGACGTTGAAGCTAAGGAAGGGCTCTGTGGCATTGCTATGATGGCTTCTTATCCAACTGCTTAATTGATAGTTGATATATGCTCGAGGTAGGCAAGGAAGCTTCTGATGCTGAATCTATGTAAAATCAAGTTGTCTTGGCGTTATCTTGTGGATGATTCTTCTTTTCTGTCATGAAAATTCagtaaatatgtatatgtaaaaattGGGGCTGTTGTATATAAGTTAATGATCAAGACCTTtactaaagaaagaaaatttgGTACTTACAAAAGACGTGCTTCTTAACAACTTTTTTATTACAGTGTCTAAACATTTCACCCTTAATATCCATGAAACTGAAGTGTAAACAAAATCTATTTATATATCCCCTTTTTTTCGGTTGCTTTTGGGCATTAGTTCTCCACTAAAATCAATTTGCTGTTACCTTGTTTACTTAGTCTATATAAGTGAGTTAGATCAAGTCAATGTTGAGGTTAATTACTAATCAGACAAGGGTTATTACACGTTACATGATGGGTGGCTCTCAAAAGTACACCGACTTTGTTCCTTTTCGTTTTCTTGAATATTATTGTGTTTGGGTTATCACTATATAGAAGTTATTGCAGTGaaaacttctttttttctttgtttacaaAGACAGACATCTATGTGACTAGAATGAACAATCTCTTGGTTGATAGATCATCTCGAATAGCTCCAACCAAAGGCACTTTGGTCACTGACTCACTGCAGTACAACATACCATAGACTATAGGTAACAAAAAGGAACCCACTCACCCTAGTTAAGGTTCAGGGTCATCATATTGGTTATGCTTACTGCAACCCTTTCAAATTTTTGCGGTTGTATAGCCGCAACTTGTCATATCTATTTAAGATACTAAAAGGCAAGGGTTGGGATGAAATGCATTCCATTAGACAAATATTTTTCTGATAAATAAAAGAAGACCATGTATACAGTTCAGTTTCTTTATACATAGATTACAGATAAGTGTATCAGATACTATCGTACTATGCAATTTTCTGAATTTTCATGTTACAAGTCACAAAATATGGACAAGATGATTAAGATATAGATATTACATAAATCCAAAATCATTCATATAAGACGTATATCAGGCAGTTGGATAAGAAGCCATCATAGCAATACCACATATCCCTTCCTTAGCTTCAACGTCCCTCTGCATCCTGATGTATCCCTCTTCACCCCAAC
Coding sequences within:
- the LOC122594255 gene encoding uncharacterized protein YNL011C codes for the protein MVLKIGSTITTSPPPLSIFSNNQHPFSIPIQQHSSSSSRSLFMSSLNYNSNNIYNSPPASAAAISFQPSILVFSGGTAFNGVVEELKKLTTSVAHVLPVSDDGGSTAEIVRVLGGPAVGDIRSRCLRLSDQSTSEALAVRTLLGYRLPLDAQAAKLEWYGIVEGEHLLWKDVSKPYRETIRAFLAYFQNQILRRTNESFSFSNGSIGNFFFAGARIFFQSLDAAIFLFSRVSQIPSESLVLPVISTNDRLTLGCELWDGTIIRGQNEISHPSSGSLQLIDKVNSSALPSRIKRVFYMSSEGSNLLHEVFPNVNPSVLEQLRNVDCIVYGMGSLFTSICPSLVLLGVGEIIASRSCAKVLLLNGTSDRETSGFSASCFVTAITDALNRTYGHLNNRLENNPSEYINTIFVPKGGQVPVDVKCLAAQGIVHVVPVESVHDPKVGIVYDPKSLIQALASLLTASMNKQS
- the LOC122594257 gene encoding senescence-specific cysteine protease SAG39-like — protein: MSLNSSLTFVALLMFGMWGCNVTSRTLNEDIMLQKHEEWMARYGRVYRDNEEKELRFKIFKDNVAYIEAFNNAGNHGYKLSINAFADQSNEEFKASRNGFKFPSNMRSARTTAFRHEDVTAVPSSMDWRKKGAVTPIKDQGQCGSCWAFSTIAATEGITQLTTGKLISLSEQELVDCDRSGEDQGCEGGYMDGGFTFIVKNKGINTEAAYPYEAADATCNTKEEDISAAKITGHEDVPVNSESALLKAVAMQPVSVAIDAGESDFQFYSSGVFNGTCGTELDHGVTAVGYGTSDDGIKYWLVKNSWGTSWGEEGYIRMQRDVEAKEGLCGIAMMASYPTA